One window from the genome of Paenibacillus azoreducens encodes:
- a CDS encoding putative holin-like toxin, with translation MEVKDALTIMFLFGSFILALLTYINKNNKRK, from the coding sequence ATGGAAGTGAAGGATGCATTAACGATAATGTTCCTATTTGGATCATTTATTCTTGCTCTTCTTACTTACATCAATAAAAACAACAAGAGAAAGTAA
- a CDS encoding phosphotransferase, with translation MYSKIILRNNSAINIENKFEQIIACIQSIHGNQTVELVSITCDDIGYKTPNFTTSGILRLHGLVKLYDELKPWCVILKIIKPDTEEKDSFEHHNYWRREALVFESGVLKELPDSIYTAKSYLVEEQQDGTIWLWMEYVEGEYAHTIEQFSYIARQLGRFNGAYLEGAKKLPEHEWICKAWLKSWTTASRMYAPNMEAYVSGISIDTVQSTWAWYQEVLKNIDSSLDSLQQLPRVLAHQDLSQMNMLLVKKKSRESHLVLIDWQFMSISGIGEDLGKLFGVNMSLGIIQPNQYQIFHDSLFTSYIEGLRDMGWRGDIGMVKYGFSLSAALRSVWEVPQFFSILSKLEEEPNNTKLRERLNQLDSIIKVHKKLIAEADSLKPSVFL, from the coding sequence ATGTACTCAAAAATTATATTGAGAAATAATTCTGCCATTAATATCGAGAATAAGTTTGAACAGATCATAGCTTGTATTCAATCTATTCATGGAAATCAAACTGTTGAACTTGTATCAATAACTTGCGATGATATTGGTTACAAAACCCCCAACTTCACAACATCTGGTATATTACGTTTGCATGGTCTGGTGAAGTTGTATGATGAATTGAAGCCTTGGTGCGTTATCTTAAAAATCATTAAACCGGACACAGAGGAGAAAGATAGCTTTGAACATCACAACTATTGGCGACGTGAAGCACTTGTATTTGAATCAGGAGTTTTAAAAGAACTTCCTGATTCCATTTACACTGCAAAAAGCTATTTGGTTGAAGAACAACAAGATGGTACCATATGGCTCTGGATGGAATATGTTGAGGGCGAATACGCGCATACAATTGAGCAATTTTCATATATTGCCCGGCAATTAGGCCGGTTTAATGGGGCATATCTAGAAGGGGCTAAAAAATTGCCTGAACATGAGTGGATATGCAAAGCATGGCTCAAGTCATGGACGACTGCAAGTCGCATGTATGCTCCAAATATGGAGGCGTATGTGAGTGGAATATCAATAGACACTGTGCAGAGCACTTGGGCTTGGTATCAGGAGGTGCTCAAAAATATTGACTCATCATTAGACTCGCTTCAACAGTTGCCGCGTGTGCTGGCACATCAAGATTTGAGTCAGATGAATATGTTACTCGTCAAAAAAAAATCGCGTGAAAGTCATCTAGTTCTAATCGACTGGCAGTTCATGAGTATTTCTGGTATCGGCGAAGACTTGGGTAAATTATTTGGGGTGAATATGAGTCTTGGAATTATTCAGCCTAATCAATATCAAATATTTCATGACTCTTTATTTACTTCATACATAGAAGGATTGCGAGATATGGGGTGGCGGGGTGATATAGGAATGGTTAAATATGGATTTAGTTTAAGCGCTGCTCTAAGAAGTGTTTGGGAGGTCCCTCAATTCTTTTCGATACTTTCTAAATTAGAAGAAGAACCAAACAATACTAAGCTTAGAGAAAGACTTAACCAGCTTGATAGTATCATTAAGGTACACAAAAAGTTGATTGCGGAGGCGGATTCTCTTAAGCCTAGTGTTTTCTTGTGA
- a CDS encoding GNAT family N-acetyltransferase — translation MKTLETERFILRGWKESDADEYFELYQNPDVESAGAKICENINESLESIRLLIKCQESWAIVLKENGIVVGSIFLSDINRHVRYKELEYVISEGHQNKGYATEAVKRMLEYAFTELDLLVVAACHYPSNLKSKRVIEKCGFTYEGTLRKYSRNLTDSVRYSMTKEEWDNLKY, via the coding sequence ATGAAAACACTTGAAACTGAACGCTTCATTCTTCGGGGATGGAAGGAAAGCGATGCTGACGAATATTTTGAATTATATCAAAATCCTGATGTAGAGAGTGCTGGAGCGAAAATTTGTGAAAATATAAATGAAAGTCTTGAATCTATCCGTTTATTAATCAAATGTCAGGAGTCATGGGCTATCGTCCTAAAAGAAAATGGCATAGTAGTTGGTTCAATTTTTCTTAGCGATATAAACAGGCATGTCCGCTATAAAGAATTAGAATATGTCATATCAGAGGGTCATCAAAATAAAGGATATGCTACAGAGGCAGTTAAGCGTATGTTAGAATATGCTTTTACTGAACTTGACTTATTGGTTGTGGCAGCTTGCCATTATCCGTCCAATTTAAAATCCAAACGTGTTATTGAAAAATGTGGTTTTACGTATGAAGGAACACTACGCAAGTACAGCAGAAATTTAACCGACAGCGTACGGTACTCTATGACAAAGGAAGAATGGGATAACCTAAAATATTAA
- a CDS encoding DUF2231 domain-containing protein, with product MNAPLHPLIVHFPIALLSLAAIFQILALWRPRLFNLPASGLLVLGFISGIFAYLTGDGGEHYAKNVFGATESMIHKHEDIAFYALLVFGVLLALKVLIGLPWIKGHFAKAIRWIMPLLPVISLAGLVLIYYTGHFGGQIIYHAGTDAIGQTLK from the coding sequence ATGAACGCACCTCTACATCCTTTGATTGTACATTTTCCGATTGCACTCTTATCCCTTGCGGCAATATTCCAAATCCTTGCTCTTTGGCGCCCGCGTCTGTTCAATTTGCCGGCAAGCGGCCTTCTGGTACTGGGATTCATCAGCGGAATTTTTGCCTATTTAACCGGTGATGGCGGTGAACATTATGCGAAGAACGTATTTGGCGCAACGGAATCCATGATTCATAAGCATGAAGATATCGCTTTTTATGCACTTCTGGTCTTCGGAGTTTTGCTTGCTTTGAAAGTACTGATTGGGTTGCCGTGGATAAAAGGGCATTTTGCGAAAGCGATTCGCTGGATTATGCCGCTGCTGCCGGTCATTTCCTTAGCCGGGCTTGTACTCATTTATTATACTGGTCACTTTGGCGGACAGATCATATATCATGCCGGTACGGACGCGATTGGACAAACCTTGAAATAA
- a CDS encoding CPBP family intramembrane glutamic endopeptidase: MYLMLFIFLLLTFSYKLVEILIRKTLLKRMEKYTVLVWAIIIIISVPLFNDEYIFKAPIHYEKALPIFGVLILVYIVSARFSGYNPKGKFNITNFIITYPIIEEIIFRGLILPNLKQFFVSSEIIQVFSMSVTTPVITSAILFAICHLQYYKLSAQSIRFIIIAFLGGILLGAMTEMTQSILFALILHIVFNLFSVIFAMRMSKE, translated from the coding sequence ATGTATCTTATGTTATTCATTTTCTTGCTGCTGACGTTTTCGTATAAGCTGGTAGAAATCCTTATAAGAAAAACCCTTTTAAAAAGAATGGAGAAATATACTGTATTAGTTTGGGCCATTATTATAATTATCTCGGTTCCTTTATTTAATGATGAGTATATTTTTAAGGCGCCTATTCATTATGAAAAGGCACTACCGATATTTGGAGTCCTTATTTTGGTTTATATCGTGTCTGCCCGTTTCTCAGGATATAATCCGAAAGGGAAGTTTAATATAACAAATTTTATAATTACTTATCCGATAATTGAGGAAATTATTTTTAGAGGATTAATTTTGCCAAACTTAAAGCAGTTCTTTGTCTCATCCGAAATTATACAGGTATTTAGTATGTCTGTAACAACACCAGTTATTACTTCCGCGATTCTCTTTGCAATTTGTCATTTGCAGTATTATAAATTATCAGCACAAAGCATTAGATTTATAATTATTGCTTTTCTGGGAGGCATTCTATTGGGAGCCATGACAGAAATGACGCAATCGATCTTGTTTGCGCTCATACTACATATTGTATTTAATTTATTTTCAGTGATTTTTGCAATGAGGATGTCGAAAGAATGA
- a CDS encoding NUDIX domain-containing protein translates to MENQSQKYHVLARGIIISEENLLVAHCKGMDNTFLPGGHVEFREGMRTTLSREIKEELGQDCIVHEYLGCVEADFELPDTYHQEINHLFRVVLPSINHDLNPESKESHLEFYWIRINDMEQHNLQPYPVRDIIVRYFNKEEGPFWESTFKDHVK, encoded by the coding sequence ATGGAAAACCAAAGTCAAAAATATCATGTACTTGCAAGGGGAATTATTATCTCCGAAGAAAACCTATTAGTTGCCCACTGCAAAGGAATGGACAATACTTTTCTTCCAGGCGGCCATGTGGAATTTAGGGAAGGAATGAGAACAACTTTATCTAGGGAAATCAAAGAAGAGCTTGGACAAGATTGTATTGTACATGAATATCTTGGATGTGTTGAAGCTGATTTTGAACTTCCCGATACATATCATCAAGAAATAAATCACTTATTTAGAGTTGTGTTACCGAGTATCAATCATGATTTGAACCCGGAGTCTAAAGAAAGTCATTTGGAATTTTATTGGATTCGGATAAATGATATGGAACAACACAATTTACAACCATATCCAGTAAGAGATATTATAGTGAGATATTTTAATAAAGAAGAAGGGCCTTTTTGGGAAAGTACATTTAAAGATCATGTTAAGTGA
- a CDS encoding aminoglycoside adenylyltransferase domain-containing protein: MIKDFQDEKLNQTLSLFLKDMQLILNGQLISVYIYGSALYNDLCPGYGDLDFLVILRNDLASCEVEKLIKQRIFYRTEYPDLYNYMLEGAFLPLRLIQGETGRALWWGSKGEKVWEENQLDKFTMYTIKNHGLLLFGESQYHMLPLISKEEINQFLIDFVSCMREHGKGGSIHSIDWLLLTSKFMCWLSSGEILSKSQAADWGLKHLKNSWKEHLLKSKELRKDTSKVRMPEYSEWLNKLDSVIIEASNDLDEQLRESRNFL; this comes from the coding sequence TTGATCAAAGATTTCCAAGATGAAAAGCTTAATCAAACCCTATCACTATTTTTAAAAGACATGCAGCTCATACTTAATGGCCAATTAATAAGCGTATATATTTATGGCTCAGCATTATATAACGATCTCTGCCCGGGGTATGGGGATTTAGATTTCTTAGTAATACTTAGAAATGACCTTGCTAGTTGTGAGGTTGAGAAATTAATCAAACAAAGAATTTTTTACAGAACGGAGTACCCAGATCTTTATAACTACATGCTAGAAGGTGCATTCTTACCGCTTCGTTTAATTCAAGGAGAAACAGGTCGAGCATTATGGTGGGGATCGAAAGGCGAAAAAGTGTGGGAAGAGAATCAGCTTGATAAATTTACAATGTATACCATAAAAAATCATGGACTTTTGTTATTTGGAGAATCACAATATCACATGCTGCCATTGATCTCGAAAGAAGAGATTAATCAATTTCTTATCGATTTTGTTAGTTGCATGAGGGAACATGGCAAAGGTGGCAGCATACATTCAATTGATTGGTTACTGTTAACTTCAAAATTTATGTGTTGGTTGAGTTCTGGCGAAATACTTTCAAAAAGTCAAGCTGCTGATTGGGGATTAAAACATTTAAAGAACAGTTGGAAAGAACATTTGCTGAAATCTAAAGAACTAAGGAAAGACACATCGAAAGTAAGGATGCCGGAATATTCAGAGTGGCTAAACAAATTGGATTCAGTAATAATTGAAGCTTCAAATGATCTTGATGAGCAACTCAGAGAAAGCCGCAACTTCTTATAA
- a CDS encoding M24 family metallopeptidase, whose translation MSQRIDQLMLSMIEKGLDGLLVTDPKHVYYLTGFASDPHERFLGLLLERGEEPVLITPALDAEAAHAASSVQNIVTHSDTDNPYQVLKQQFKGSIGTLGIEKEQLTVARYEELTAVVSAKQYSDIGPLLRSMRVNKSPEEVKRMQHAIHLIEEVLRQGLKSVKAGVTEIEIVAELEYLMKKLGAEGPSFDTMVLSGPKTALPHGAPGDRKIQHGDLLMFDMGVYANGYASDITRTFAVGEISSELKSIYNAVLEANLQGIQAIKPGVTLASVDQAARNAIEKAGYGPYFLHRLGHGLGIDVHEYPSVHGNNSDLVQSGMIFTVEPGVYVAGLGGVRIEDDIFVTDNGVEVLTSYPKELITLEV comes from the coding sequence ATGAGCCAACGTATTGACCAATTAATGTTGTCCATGATTGAAAAAGGCCTCGACGGCCTGCTGGTTACCGATCCCAAACATGTGTATTACTTGACCGGATTTGCAAGCGATCCGCATGAACGGTTTCTGGGTCTTCTGCTTGAACGCGGAGAGGAACCGGTCCTGATCACGCCTGCGCTGGACGCCGAAGCCGCCCATGCCGCATCCAGCGTGCAAAATATCGTCACCCACAGTGATACGGACAATCCTTACCAAGTGCTCAAGCAGCAGTTTAAAGGCAGCATCGGCACCCTGGGCATCGAAAAGGAACAGCTCACCGTGGCGCGTTATGAAGAACTGACCGCCGTCGTTTCCGCCAAACAGTACAGCGATATCGGCCCGCTGCTGCGCAGCATGCGAGTCAATAAATCGCCGGAAGAAGTCAAACGCATGCAGCATGCGATCCATCTGATCGAAGAAGTGCTGCGTCAAGGACTCAAAAGCGTAAAAGCAGGCGTTACCGAAATCGAAATCGTCGCCGAGCTAGAATATCTGATGAAAAAACTCGGTGCGGAAGGCCCTTCTTTTGATACGATGGTGCTGTCTGGACCGAAAACCGCGCTGCCGCACGGAGCGCCGGGAGACCGCAAAATCCAGCATGGAGACCTGCTGATGTTTGACATGGGCGTTTATGCAAATGGTTATGCATCCGATATTACCCGCACCTTTGCTGTGGGAGAGATCTCCTCTGAGTTAAAATCGATCTACAACGCGGTATTGGAAGCGAACCTGCAGGGCATTCAGGCGATCAAGCCAGGTGTTACCCTTGCTTCGGTCGACCAAGCGGCTCGCAATGCGATCGAAAAAGCCGGCTACGGCCCATATTTCCTGCATCGCCTGGGACATGGTCTCGGCATCGACGTACATGAATACCCTTCTGTGCATGGCAACAACAGCGATCTGGTGCAGTCTGGCATGATTTTTACCGTTGAGCCTGGTGTTTATGTGGCCGGACTTGGCGGCGTACGGATCGAAGACGATATTTTCGTCACGGACAACGGCGTTGAGGTACTGACCTCCTACCCTAAAGAGTTGATTACGCTCGAAGTGTAA
- a CDS encoding queuosine precursor transporter: MFNLLWGIFFVLVNFSLYLLCYRLFGKKGLYAWIGVATVIANIQVTKTIEMFGIAMTLGNTMYVSLYMTSDLLNEKYGRQEAKKAVWFGFFTLIMTTVLMQMALYFTPLGGKEDEMQKALQSIFGLMPRLALGSLTAYFVSQFLDVRLYSWIRKFYGKRHQFWIRNNGSTMISSFVDTLVFCVIAFAGREGFTWTIWLEVFLTTYLIKFVLTAVGTPFLYIARDFKFAEED; encoded by the coding sequence ATGTTTAATTTGTTATGGGGTATCTTTTTCGTACTCGTCAATTTTTCACTTTATTTGCTTTGTTACCGTTTGTTCGGCAAAAAAGGCTTGTATGCCTGGATCGGGGTAGCAACCGTGATTGCCAACATTCAAGTGACCAAAACCATCGAGATGTTCGGCATCGCCATGACGCTTGGCAATACGATGTATGTCAGCTTGTATATGACAAGCGATCTGCTGAATGAGAAATACGGCAGACAAGAAGCGAAAAAAGCGGTTTGGTTCGGTTTCTTCACCCTTATTATGACAACCGTGCTGATGCAGATGGCTTTGTATTTCACGCCGCTCGGCGGCAAAGAGGATGAAATGCAGAAGGCTTTGCAGAGTATTTTCGGCCTGATGCCGCGGCTTGCGCTGGGGAGTTTGACGGCTTATTTTGTGAGCCAGTTCCTGGACGTACGGCTGTATTCATGGATCCGTAAATTTTACGGCAAACGCCATCAGTTTTGGATCCGCAACAACGGCAGTACGATGATCAGCTCGTTTGTGGATACGCTCGTTTTTTGTGTGATCGCGTTTGCGGGCAGAGAAGGTTTTACCTGGACGATTTGGCTGGAAGTGTTCCTGACGACGTATCTGATCAAATTCGTGCTGACCGCCGTGGGGACGCCGTTTTTGTACATTGCGCGCGACTTCAAGTTTGCGGAAGAGGATTGA
- a CDS encoding GNAT family N-acetyltransferase produces MKLDNYTIEDAKPEDLPAIVAIYNSTVAGRQVTADLEPITVESRKQWFGEHNSHHRPLWVMRSKGEIVAWLSFQSFYGRAAYNATAEISIYVSEACRGQGVGGILLEKAFAACPRLGLKRLVGFIFGHNDPSLKLLRKYGFEEWGFLPGVAELDGIERDLVIVGKKVEV; encoded by the coding sequence ATGAAACTGGACAACTATACGATTGAAGACGCGAAGCCGGAGGATCTGCCTGCGATTGTTGCCATTTACAACTCGACTGTCGCCGGAAGACAAGTGACTGCGGATCTGGAACCGATAACGGTCGAAAGCCGCAAACAATGGTTCGGGGAGCATAACAGCCATCACCGCCCGCTGTGGGTTATGAGGTCCAAGGGTGAAATCGTGGCCTGGTTGAGCTTTCAATCTTTTTATGGTCGGGCAGCCTACAATGCGACGGCTGAGATCAGCATTTATGTGTCGGAAGCCTGCCGCGGGCAGGGGGTAGGAGGCATTTTGCTGGAAAAAGCTTTTGCGGCATGTCCGCGCCTTGGCCTCAAACGGCTGGTCGGTTTTATATTCGGTCATAATGATCCAAGTCTGAAATTACTGCGTAAGTATGGTTTTGAGGAATGGGGCTTCCTGCCGGGAGTAGCTGAGCTGGATGGAATCGAACGCGATCTGGTGATTGTCGGCAAAAAGGTGGAAGTGTAA
- a CDS encoding IS110 family transposase codes for MDAILERCAGLDVHQDNIVVCLLSGPLEKKPSKEIQTFGTTTKELLQLQEWLLARECTHVAMESTGVYWKPIWNVLEDTCELTLANPTRIKNVPGRKTDYNDAEWIARLHRSGLIEKSFVPHKDIRDLRDLTRYRRKLLQNVTQEKNRVHKILQDANLKLTTFMSDIFGVSGRALLESIVNGEVLDEKQVRDMVKSTLKRKVPKLMESLNGRLRIHHRNMIRRHLEHIVYLEKEIVELEAEIDSLLTPHHLEMELLDTIPGINHDAAASIVAELGTDMSQFPSDGHVSSWAGVCPANHESNGKKKEKRTNEEVEG; via the coding sequence TTGGATGCAATTTTGGAACGATGTGCCGGTCTAGATGTTCATCAGGATAACATCGTAGTCTGCTTGCTCTCCGGTCCGCTGGAGAAAAAGCCATCGAAAGAAATTCAAACATTCGGGACGACCACGAAAGAATTGCTGCAATTGCAAGAGTGGCTTCTGGCTCGGGAATGCACACATGTAGCTATGGAGAGCACAGGCGTGTACTGGAAACCCATATGGAACGTTTTGGAGGACACGTGTGAGTTGACCTTAGCCAACCCAACGCGTATCAAGAATGTTCCAGGCCGGAAGACCGACTACAACGATGCGGAATGGATCGCTCGGTTGCATCGCAGCGGATTAATCGAGAAGAGTTTTGTACCTCATAAAGACATTCGCGATTTGCGTGACTTGACTCGTTATCGGCGCAAGCTCCTCCAGAATGTGACCCAAGAGAAGAACCGGGTTCACAAGATCTTGCAAGATGCGAATTTGAAACTCACCACCTTTATGAGCGACATTTTTGGGGTTTCCGGTCGAGCGTTGCTTGAATCCATTGTCAATGGCGAGGTGCTCGATGAGAAGCAAGTTCGAGACATGGTCAAGTCGACACTAAAGCGTAAGGTCCCCAAACTCATGGAGTCGTTGAATGGACGATTACGCATCCATCACCGTAATATGATCCGAAGACATCTGGAGCATATTGTGTATCTCGAGAAGGAGATTGTGGAACTGGAAGCGGAAATCGATTCTCTGCTTACGCCTCATCACTTGGAAATGGAATTGCTGGACACCATTCCTGGGATCAACCATGATGCAGCGGCGAGCATCGTGGCCGAATTGGGTACAGATATGTCTCAATTTCCATCCGATGGGCACGTTTCTTCATGGGCCGGGGTATGCCCAGCCAATCATGAAAGTAACGGTAAAAAAAAAGAAAAAAGAACCAACGAGGAAGTAGAGGGCTAA
- a CDS encoding nitrous oxide-stimulated promoter family protein, giving the protein MTTAKRQLNDGPKIRKEKDIVSKMIRLYCKKKHHHKELCEECQDLNHYAMKRLSLCQFGEEKTACAKCPIHCYKPDYRQRIKEVMRFSGPWMLLYHPIESIKHIPIPSKLRK; this is encoded by the coding sequence ATGACAACAGCAAAACGGCAGTTAAATGATGGTCCTAAAATTCGAAAAGAAAAAGATATTGTTTCGAAAATGATTCGTCTATATTGTAAGAAAAAACATCATCATAAAGAGTTATGCGAGGAATGTCAGGACTTAAATCATTATGCTATGAAAAGACTATCCCTCTGCCAATTTGGTGAGGAAAAGACGGCTTGTGCAAAATGCCCTATCCATTGTTACAAACCGGATTACCGTCAAAGGATTAAGGAAGTTATGCGTTTTTCAGGTCCGTGGATGCTGCTATATCATCCAATTGAGTCCATTAAACATATCCCAATTCCAAGTAAGTTAAGAAAATAA
- a CDS encoding alpha/beta fold hydrolase — protein MKKILSKDGTTIAFDIFGNGPAIILVCAAFQTRSDRMMLQLASLLSPHFTVFNYDRRGRGDSGDTAPYAVEREVEDIETLINEAGGSAFVFGMSSGGVLALEAARKLAITKLALYEPPFVVDNSRHPLPEDYLKQLKELTTLGRRGDAVEYFLTKAAGVPADFVAPMRRAPFWPAMEDVAHTLVYDGIIMGDTMSGNPLPAERWSSVSIPTLVVGGGTSPEYQQNAVKALVDRLPNAKCHILESQDHNVAPDFLAPVLTEYFTK, from the coding sequence ATGAAAAAAATACTTTCGAAAGATGGAACCACCATTGCGTTTGATATATTCGGAAATGGACCGGCGATCATCTTGGTATGCGCTGCATTCCAAACTCGTTCGGATCGGATGATGTTGCAGCTTGCTTCGCTTCTGTCACCCCACTTTACCGTATTCAACTACGATCGTCGGGGTCGAGGGGATAGCGGCGACACGGCGCCGTACGCAGTTGAGCGCGAAGTCGAAGATATCGAAACTCTTATCAACGAGGCTGGTGGATCGGCATTCGTATTCGGCATGTCTTCCGGAGGAGTTCTTGCCCTCGAAGCAGCTCGCAAGCTTGCTATCACGAAGCTCGCATTGTACGAGCCACCGTTCGTCGTTGACAATTCGCGTCATCCTCTGCCGGAGGATTATTTAAAGCAGCTCAAAGAGCTGACAACATTGGGTCGCCGAGGCGACGCAGTTGAGTATTTCTTAACGAAAGCAGCAGGCGTTCCTGCCGATTTCGTTGCTCCGATGCGAAGAGCCCCATTCTGGCCGGCCATGGAAGATGTAGCGCACACATTGGTCTATGATGGCATCATCATGGGTGACACCATGTCGGGCAACCCATTGCCAGCCGAGCGGTGGTCTTCGGTCTCGATCCCTACGCTCGTGGTGGGTGGAGGGACAAGTCCTGAATACCAGCAAAATGCAGTAAAAGCGCTCGTGGACAGACTCCCCAATGCAAAGTGCCACATCCTCGAGAGTCAGGATCATAACGTGGCTCCGGATTTCCTCGCTCCTGTTTTGACTGAATATTTCACCAAGTAA
- a CDS encoding copper amine oxidase N-terminal domain-containing protein yields MMMRRFKLGLAAVLSLLLVLLAGCQAIGGVDVSKAVLGTLDVKSSMSKQTLSLQLVPADGKLKEEDRKAIEILNSLSVTIDQAILQDSKHMSMEGAVQFSGKKLPFHVAIDPKTMKLFVEGMTQPASVPLDMQELDMAFAGTKMTDETIMESYKDIFGFLLKHAPNPSSISVTPVTDTVNGESLSLQKLHIDIRGDELADLAKGFLTSLSKDQEGMKELIGRLYDTYYPIFAAYAGTSEDGKNALSKADKEKQINEAVKELTSMLNELLPDYDKNVKELLADSPELKDILSKNTVLSLDLMLDSKLKIRKQIMDLTVQLPATEDLPIKQVKVRSETEMWKINEPVTVHDVDSSKGVWDVTPGEGSPGAMLRHVDRQSELYRLLKDDLKITHKSFTLYSDEDPSILYDAGYEPVIVKGTLMVPVKYVADQLDADLKWDKATKQMTLTDDLTGSKIVLKMGSKEASIDGVAQTLSQPVQSFEGYAYVPMKFITKALGAEGYWDAKELVLTIERN; encoded by the coding sequence ATGATGATGAGGCGTTTTAAATTGGGTTTGGCCGCTGTGCTGTCCTTGCTCCTGGTGCTGCTCGCAGGCTGTCAAGCCATTGGCGGCGTGGATGTCAGCAAAGCGGTCTTGGGCACGCTAGATGTCAAATCTTCGATGTCCAAACAAACGTTATCCCTGCAGCTGGTCCCTGCAGATGGTAAGCTAAAGGAAGAGGACCGGAAGGCCATTGAAATTTTGAATTCTTTATCCGTAACGATTGATCAGGCTATTTTACAGGATTCAAAGCATATGTCCATGGAAGGGGCCGTACAGTTTAGCGGCAAAAAGCTTCCTTTCCACGTGGCAATTGATCCGAAGACGATGAAGCTGTTTGTGGAAGGGATGACGCAGCCTGCGTCCGTTCCGCTTGACATGCAAGAACTGGATATGGCTTTTGCCGGTACGAAAATGACGGATGAAACGATTATGGAATCGTACAAGGATATTTTCGGATTCCTGCTGAAACACGCGCCGAATCCTTCCTCCATTTCCGTAACGCCTGTAACGGATACTGTGAACGGGGAATCGCTGTCTCTGCAAAAACTGCATATCGACATTCGCGGCGATGAGCTGGCGGACCTGGCCAAAGGCTTCCTGACAAGCTTGTCGAAGGATCAGGAGGGCATGAAGGAGTTAATCGGCCGCCTGTACGATACGTATTATCCGATTTTTGCCGCTTATGCCGGAACTTCTGAGGATGGAAAAAATGCATTATCCAAAGCAGATAAGGAAAAACAGATCAATGAAGCAGTGAAAGAACTGACAAGCATGCTGAATGAGCTGCTGCCTGACTATGACAAAAACGTCAAAGAGCTGCTTGCGGACTCGCCTGAGCTCAAAGACATTTTGAGCAAAAACACCGTGCTTTCCCTCGATTTGATGCTTGACAGCAAGCTGAAGATCCGCAAGCAAATCATGGATCTGACCGTGCAGCTTCCGGCAACCGAGGACTTGCCGATCAAGCAGGTGAAGGTGCGTTCCGAAACGGAAATGTGGAAAATCAACGAGCCGGTAACCGTTCATGACGTAGATAGCTCTAAGGGAGTTTGGGACGTTACTCCTGGCGAAGGCTCTCCGGGTGCTATGCTGCGCCATGTGGATCGTCAGTCCGAGCTGTACCGCTTGCTTAAAGATGATTTGAAGATTACGCATAAATCGTTCACGCTCTACTCCGATGAAGACCCGTCCATCTTGTATGATGCGGGTTATGAGCCGGTCATTGTCAAAGGCACGCTTATGGTACCGGTCAAATACGTGGCCGATCAACTTGATGCGGACCTGAAATGGGATAAAGCCACTAAGCAAATGACGTTGACCGACGACCTGACCGGCTCCAAAATCGTCCTGAAAATGGGCTCGAAGGAAGCTTCCATCGATGGCGTGGCCCAAACGCTTAGCCAACCGGTGCAAAGCTTCGAAGGATATGCCTACGTGCCGATGAAATTCATCACCAAAGCCCTTGGCGCAGAAGGATATTGGGACGCGAAGGAATTAGTTTTGACGATTGAAAGAAATTAA